One Monomorium pharaonis isolate MP-MQ-018 chromosome 4, ASM1337386v2, whole genome shotgun sequence DNA segment encodes these proteins:
- the LOC105836367 gene encoding glycerol-3-phosphate acyltransferase 3 isoform X2 encodes MAHSASKKKILIPAPHPVAFPLSSHHSGDNRGRKTARFRSSELAAVSKMASLWAVMSFAFSLLLTPFIMLLLAIIFLASIGKSLGVRRLYIKLLLALFEKCHEHVTQLSILDSMRDDETKFYGRQNIENVRKKNGTRNEDMDEDLTTEECESSMITEKDSTTVLHKMQNGNVSNSVIARSKDLILVPEPEMHSHNHENNDDELNLKNDKKPSMIVIKEDSLNSKTSLETLKTGFAPASLDYIRAGFEAIIEDEVTSRFEAEELKNWNLLTRTNRHYEFISWKLTFIWMFGFVMRYCFLLPLRIFICFIGVMWLTVCTAVVGYVPEGSFKRWLNYRVSIMCFAVLSSALSSVITYNNPENRPVRGICVANHTSPIDVLVLMCDNCYSLIGQRHGGFLGILQRALARASPHIWFERSEVKDREAVAKRLKKHVSDPTNPPILIFPEGTCINNTSVMQFKKGSFEVGSVIYPVAIKYDPRFGDAFWNSSRYSMLQYLYMMMSSWAIVCDVWYLPPMYRKEGESAIDFANRVKSVIARQGGLVDLQWDGQLKRMKPKKEWREKQQEEFSKRLKVE; translated from the exons ATGGCGCACAGCGCgtctaaaaaaaagattctcaTCCCCGCACCTCATCCAGTAGCATTCCCCCTCTCCAGTCACCACTCGGGTGACAATCGTGGACGAAAAACGGCCCGGTTTCGGAGCTCGGAGCTCGCGGCAGTGAGCAAAATGGCGTCGTTGTGGGCGGTGATGTCGTTCGCGTTCTCGTTGCTACTGACACCTTTCATCATGTTGCTGCTGGCGATTATATTCCTCGCGTCCATCGGCAAGTCTCTCGGTGTACGTAGGCTGTACATCAAGCTGCTGCTGGCTCTCTTTGAG AAATGTCATGAACATGTTACGCAACTGTCGATCTTGGATTCTATGCGCGATGATGAAACGAAATTT TACGGCCGACAAAACATAGAGAATGTAAGGAAGAAAAACGGTACTCGGAATGAAGATATGGATGAAGATCTTACTACAGAAGAATGTGAGTCATCAATGATTACGGAAAAAGATTCAACAACAGTGTTGCATAAAATGCAAAACGGGAATGTGAGCAATTCGGTGATAGCCAGGTCAAAAGACTTAATCTTAGTCCCCGAGCCAGAAATGCACAGTCACAATCACGAGAATAACGATGAcgaattaaatcttaaaaatgataaaaaaccGTCAATGATTGTTATCAAAGAg GATAGTCTTAATTCGAAAACTTCTCTTGAAACGCTAAAAACCGGATTTGCACCGGCGAGTTTGGATTACATCAGAGCGGGCTTTGAAGCCATTATAGAAGATGAAGTGACTTCACGTTTTGAAGCTGAAGAACTTAAG AACTGGAATCTATTAACTCGAACGAATAGACACTACGAATTTATCTCCTGGAAGTTAACTTTTATATGGATGTTTGGATTTGTCATGCGCTACTGTTTTTTGCTACCACTAAGGATATTTATCTGCTTCATAGGG GTGATGTGGCTGACAGTGTGTACTGCAGTAGTGGGCTACGTTCCCGAGGGTAGTTTCAAGCGATGGCTCAACTACAGAGTCTCCATAATGTGCTTTGCTGTCTTATCCAGTGCTCTGTCTTCAGTCATCACGTACAACAATCCAGAGAATCGACCTGTTAGAGGCATATGTGTAGCTAATCACACATCTCCTATTGACGTTCTCGTACTAATGTGTGATAATTGTTATTCATTG ataggTCAGAGGCATGGTGGTTTCTTAGGAATTTTACAAAGAGCTCTTGCCCGTGCCTCTCCACATATATGGTTTGAACGCTCTGAGGTTAAAGACAGAGAAGCAGTTGCGAAAAG GTTAAAGAAACATGTATCAGATCCCACAAACCCACCGATACTTATATTTCCGGAGGGTACGTGTATCAACAATACATCAGTTATGCAATTCAAAAAAGGCAGTTTTGAAGTGGGCAGCGTTATTTATCCTGTGgctataaaa tacgATCCAAGATTTGGAGACGCATTTTGGAACAGTAGTCGATATTCaatgttacaatatttatatatgatgaTGTCCAGCTGGGCTATAGTCTGCGATGTATGGTATCTCCCTCCAATGTACAGGAAGGAAGGAGAGAGTGCCATTGATTTTGCGAATAGAGTGAAATCTGTGATAGCGCGGCAAGGTGGTCTTGTCGATCTACAATG GGACGGCCAACTGAAGAGGATGAAACCGAAAAAGGAATGGAGGGAAAAGCAGCAAGAAGAATTCAGTAAACGATTAAAAGTcgaataa
- the LOC105841141 gene encoding dihydropteridine reductase isoform X2 produces MYTKVTCSQWVGSIDMKPNEQADANVIVNPDNNWQQQQTEILSQVKDVLKNEKVDGIICVAGGWAGGNAAHKDFVKNSDLMWKQSIWSSVIAASIAAEYLKEGGFLSLTGAKPALGETPGMIGYGMAKAAVHQLTKSLAAKDSGLPSNSLVACILPVTLDTPMNRKWMPKADTSTWTPLEFVSNLFWKWSQNQDRPTNGSLLQLITKDNKTELITA; encoded by the exons ATGTATACCAAGGTTACTTGTAGTCAG tgGGTTGGCTCCATAGATATGAAGCCAAACGAGCAGGCAGATGCAAATGTGATTGTAAATCCGGACAATAATTGGCAACAGCag CAAACAGAGATTTTGTCCCAAGTTAAAGATGTACTGAAGAATGAAAAAGTCGACGGCATTATTTGCGTAGCTGGAGGATGGGCTGGTGGTAATGCGGCGCACAAGGATTTCGTGAAAAACAGTGACTTAATGTGGAAACAGAGCATTTGGAGTTCCGTCATAGCTGCTAGTATCGCAGCTGAATACTTGAAGGAAGGAGGATTCCTTTCTTTGACTGGTGCTAAGCCAGCATTAGGAGAAACACCAG GTATGATCGGTTATGGGATGGCAAAGGCAGCTGTTCATCAGTTGACGAAATCTCTGGCGGCCAAAGATAGTGGTCTTCCTTCTAACAGTTTGGTAGCTTGCATACTACCAGTTACTTTAGATACTCCAATGAACAGGAAATGGATGCCCAAAGCTGATACAAGCACGTGGACTCCGCTCGAGTTTGTGTCCAA TTTGTTTTGGAAATGGTCTCAAAATCAAGATCGGCCTACTAACGGTTCTCTCCTGCAACTCATCACTAAGGACAATAAGACGGAACTGATCACGGCTTAA
- the LOC105836367 gene encoding glycerol-3-phosphate acyltransferase 3 isoform X3 has product MAHSASKKKILIPAPHPVAFPLSSHHSGDNRGRKTARFRSSELAAVSKMASLWAVMSFAFSLLLTPFIMLLLAIIFLASIGKSLGVRRLYIKLLLALFEYGRQNIENVRKKNGTRNEDMDEDLTTEECESSMITEKDSTTVLHKMQNGNVSNSVIARSKDLILVPEPEMHSHNHENNDDELNLKNDKKPSMIVIKEDSLNSKTSLETLKTGFAPASLDYIRAGFEAIIEDEVTSRFEAEELKNWNLLTRTNRHYEFISWKLTFIWMFGFVMRYCFLLPLRIFICFIGVQYLVVVTFFIGFLPNGRIKRWANNQASLIAFRIMSCSLSSVITVHNPEYKPKNAGMCVSNHTSTIDVCILSTQTTFSLIGQRHGGFLGILQRALARASPHIWFERSEVKDREAVAKRLKKHVSDPTNPPILIFPEGTCINNTSVMQFKKGSFEVGSVIYPVAIKYDPRFGDAFWNSSRYSMLQYLYMMMSSWAIVCDVWYLPPMYRKEGESAIDFANRVKSVIARQGGLVDLQWDGQLKRMKPKKEWREKQQEEFSKRLKVE; this is encoded by the exons ATGGCGCACAGCGCgtctaaaaaaaagattctcaTCCCCGCACCTCATCCAGTAGCATTCCCCCTCTCCAGTCACCACTCGGGTGACAATCGTGGACGAAAAACGGCCCGGTTTCGGAGCTCGGAGCTCGCGGCAGTGAGCAAAATGGCGTCGTTGTGGGCGGTGATGTCGTTCGCGTTCTCGTTGCTACTGACACCTTTCATCATGTTGCTGCTGGCGATTATATTCCTCGCGTCCATCGGCAAGTCTCTCGGTGTACGTAGGCTGTACATCAAGCTGCTGCTGGCTCTCTTTGAG TACGGCCGACAAAACATAGAGAATGTAAGGAAGAAAAACGGTACTCGGAATGAAGATATGGATGAAGATCTTACTACAGAAGAATGTGAGTCATCAATGATTACGGAAAAAGATTCAACAACAGTGTTGCATAAAATGCAAAACGGGAATGTGAGCAATTCGGTGATAGCCAGGTCAAAAGACTTAATCTTAGTCCCCGAGCCAGAAATGCACAGTCACAATCACGAGAATAACGATGAcgaattaaatcttaaaaatgataaaaaaccGTCAATGATTGTTATCAAAGAg GATAGTCTTAATTCGAAAACTTCTCTTGAAACGCTAAAAACCGGATTTGCACCGGCGAGTTTGGATTACATCAGAGCGGGCTTTGAAGCCATTATAGAAGATGAAGTGACTTCACGTTTTGAAGCTGAAGAACTTAAG AACTGGAATCTATTAACTCGAACGAATAGACACTACGAATTTATCTCCTGGAAGTTAACTTTTATATGGATGTTTGGATTTGTCATGCGCTACTGTTTTTTGCTACCACTAAGGATATTTATCTGCTTCATAGGG GTACAGTATCTCGtagttgtaacattttttatcggcTTTCTACCCAATGGCCGCATAAAACGTTGGGCGAACAACCAAGCCTCCCTTATTGCGTTCAGAATAATGTCTTGTTCTCTCTCGAGTGTGATCACGGTCCACAATCCCGAGTACAAACCAAAGAACGCAGGGATGTGCGTGTCGAATCATACGTCCACCATCGACGTCTGCATTTTATCCACGCAAACGACATTTTCTTTG ataggTCAGAGGCATGGTGGTTTCTTAGGAATTTTACAAAGAGCTCTTGCCCGTGCCTCTCCACATATATGGTTTGAACGCTCTGAGGTTAAAGACAGAGAAGCAGTTGCGAAAAG GTTAAAGAAACATGTATCAGATCCCACAAACCCACCGATACTTATATTTCCGGAGGGTACGTGTATCAACAATACATCAGTTATGCAATTCAAAAAAGGCAGTTTTGAAGTGGGCAGCGTTATTTATCCTGTGgctataaaa tacgATCCAAGATTTGGAGACGCATTTTGGAACAGTAGTCGATATTCaatgttacaatatttatatatgatgaTGTCCAGCTGGGCTATAGTCTGCGATGTATGGTATCTCCCTCCAATGTACAGGAAGGAAGGAGAGAGTGCCATTGATTTTGCGAATAGAGTGAAATCTGTGATAGCGCGGCAAGGTGGTCTTGTCGATCTACAATG GGACGGCCAACTGAAGAGGATGAAACCGAAAAAGGAATGGAGGGAAAAGCAGCAAGAAGAATTCAGTAAACGATTAAAAGTcgaataa
- the LOC105841138 gene encoding ATP synthase subunit e, mitochondrial — translation MSTTELNPRPLRVSPFIKFCRWSLLLTGIVYGAYHHRRYKRKEDARRAEELRLKPARDAKLAEEKKLALIAEQKMLDEFFAPKEK, via the exons ATGTCGACCACCGAGCTGAATCCAAGACCTTTGCGGGTTTCTCCTTTCATcaag TTTTGTCGTTGGAGTCTGCTCCTTACTGGAATCGTCTATGGTGCGTACCATCACAGAAGATATAAGAGGAAAGAGGATGCTCGCAGAGCAGAGGAGCTGAGGCTTAAACCTGCACGTGATGCCAAATTAGCTGAGGAGAAGAAACTTGCTTTAATAG cgGAACAAAAAATGCTCGACGAATTTTTTGCCCCCAAGGAAAAATAA
- the LOC105836367 gene encoding glycerol-3-phosphate acyltransferase 3 isoform X4: MAHSASKKKILIPAPHPVAFPLSSHHSGDNRGRKTARFRSSELAAVSKMASLWAVMSFAFSLLLTPFIMLLLAIIFLASIGKSLGVRRLYIKLLLALFEYGRQNIENVRKKNGTRNEDMDEDLTTEECESSMITEKDSTTVLHKMQNGNVSNSVIARSKDLILVPEPEMHSHNHENNDDELNLKNDKKPSMIVIKEDSLNSKTSLETLKTGFAPASLDYIRAGFEAIIEDEVTSRFEAEELKNWNLLTRTNRHYEFISWKLTFIWMFGFVMRYCFLLPLRIFICFIGVMWLTVCTAVVGYVPEGSFKRWLNYRVSIMCFAVLSSALSSVITYNNPENRPVRGICVANHTSPIDVLVLMCDNCYSLIGQRHGGFLGILQRALARASPHIWFERSEVKDREAVAKRLKKHVSDPTNPPILIFPEGTCINNTSVMQFKKGSFEVGSVIYPVAIKYDPRFGDAFWNSSRYSMLQYLYMMMSSWAIVCDVWYLPPMYRKEGESAIDFANRVKSVIARQGGLVDLQWDGQLKRMKPKKEWREKQQEEFSKRLKVE; the protein is encoded by the exons ATGGCGCACAGCGCgtctaaaaaaaagattctcaTCCCCGCACCTCATCCAGTAGCATTCCCCCTCTCCAGTCACCACTCGGGTGACAATCGTGGACGAAAAACGGCCCGGTTTCGGAGCTCGGAGCTCGCGGCAGTGAGCAAAATGGCGTCGTTGTGGGCGGTGATGTCGTTCGCGTTCTCGTTGCTACTGACACCTTTCATCATGTTGCTGCTGGCGATTATATTCCTCGCGTCCATCGGCAAGTCTCTCGGTGTACGTAGGCTGTACATCAAGCTGCTGCTGGCTCTCTTTGAG TACGGCCGACAAAACATAGAGAATGTAAGGAAGAAAAACGGTACTCGGAATGAAGATATGGATGAAGATCTTACTACAGAAGAATGTGAGTCATCAATGATTACGGAAAAAGATTCAACAACAGTGTTGCATAAAATGCAAAACGGGAATGTGAGCAATTCGGTGATAGCCAGGTCAAAAGACTTAATCTTAGTCCCCGAGCCAGAAATGCACAGTCACAATCACGAGAATAACGATGAcgaattaaatcttaaaaatgataaaaaaccGTCAATGATTGTTATCAAAGAg GATAGTCTTAATTCGAAAACTTCTCTTGAAACGCTAAAAACCGGATTTGCACCGGCGAGTTTGGATTACATCAGAGCGGGCTTTGAAGCCATTATAGAAGATGAAGTGACTTCACGTTTTGAAGCTGAAGAACTTAAG AACTGGAATCTATTAACTCGAACGAATAGACACTACGAATTTATCTCCTGGAAGTTAACTTTTATATGGATGTTTGGATTTGTCATGCGCTACTGTTTTTTGCTACCACTAAGGATATTTATCTGCTTCATAGGG GTGATGTGGCTGACAGTGTGTACTGCAGTAGTGGGCTACGTTCCCGAGGGTAGTTTCAAGCGATGGCTCAACTACAGAGTCTCCATAATGTGCTTTGCTGTCTTATCCAGTGCTCTGTCTTCAGTCATCACGTACAACAATCCAGAGAATCGACCTGTTAGAGGCATATGTGTAGCTAATCACACATCTCCTATTGACGTTCTCGTACTAATGTGTGATAATTGTTATTCATTG ataggTCAGAGGCATGGTGGTTTCTTAGGAATTTTACAAAGAGCTCTTGCCCGTGCCTCTCCACATATATGGTTTGAACGCTCTGAGGTTAAAGACAGAGAAGCAGTTGCGAAAAG GTTAAAGAAACATGTATCAGATCCCACAAACCCACCGATACTTATATTTCCGGAGGGTACGTGTATCAACAATACATCAGTTATGCAATTCAAAAAAGGCAGTTTTGAAGTGGGCAGCGTTATTTATCCTGTGgctataaaa tacgATCCAAGATTTGGAGACGCATTTTGGAACAGTAGTCGATATTCaatgttacaatatttatatatgatgaTGTCCAGCTGGGCTATAGTCTGCGATGTATGGTATCTCCCTCCAATGTACAGGAAGGAAGGAGAGAGTGCCATTGATTTTGCGAATAGAGTGAAATCTGTGATAGCGCGGCAAGGTGGTCTTGTCGATCTACAATG GGACGGCCAACTGAAGAGGATGAAACCGAAAAAGGAATGGAGGGAAAAGCAGCAAGAAGAATTCAGTAAACGATTAAAAGTcgaataa
- the LOC105841141 gene encoding dihydropteridine reductase isoform X1, producing the protein MAAVLGRIIVYGGKGALGSACVSQFKSQNWWVGSIDMKPNEQADANVIVNPDNNWQQQQTEILSQVKDVLKNEKVDGIICVAGGWAGGNAAHKDFVKNSDLMWKQSIWSSVIAASIAAEYLKEGGFLSLTGAKPALGETPGMIGYGMAKAAVHQLTKSLAAKDSGLPSNSLVACILPVTLDTPMNRKWMPKADTSTWTPLEFVSNLFWKWSQNQDRPTNGSLLQLITKDNKTELITA; encoded by the exons ATGGCCGCGGTACTCGGACGTATAATCGTGTACGGGGGCAAGGGTGCCCTCGGCTCAGCCTGCGTATCACAATTTAAATCGCAAAATTGG tgGGTTGGCTCCATAGATATGAAGCCAAACGAGCAGGCAGATGCAAATGTGATTGTAAATCCGGACAATAATTGGCAACAGCag CAAACAGAGATTTTGTCCCAAGTTAAAGATGTACTGAAGAATGAAAAAGTCGACGGCATTATTTGCGTAGCTGGAGGATGGGCTGGTGGTAATGCGGCGCACAAGGATTTCGTGAAAAACAGTGACTTAATGTGGAAACAGAGCATTTGGAGTTCCGTCATAGCTGCTAGTATCGCAGCTGAATACTTGAAGGAAGGAGGATTCCTTTCTTTGACTGGTGCTAAGCCAGCATTAGGAGAAACACCAG GTATGATCGGTTATGGGATGGCAAAGGCAGCTGTTCATCAGTTGACGAAATCTCTGGCGGCCAAAGATAGTGGTCTTCCTTCTAACAGTTTGGTAGCTTGCATACTACCAGTTACTTTAGATACTCCAATGAACAGGAAATGGATGCCCAAAGCTGATACAAGCACGTGGACTCCGCTCGAGTTTGTGTCCAA TTTGTTTTGGAAATGGTCTCAAAATCAAGATCGGCCTACTAACGGTTCTCTCCTGCAACTCATCACTAAGGACAATAAGACGGAACTGATCACGGCTTAA
- the LOC105836367 gene encoding glycerol-3-phosphate acyltransferase 3 isoform X1 codes for MAHSASKKKILIPAPHPVAFPLSSHHSGDNRGRKTARFRSSELAAVSKMASLWAVMSFAFSLLLTPFIMLLLAIIFLASIGKSLGVRRLYIKLLLALFEKCHEHVTQLSILDSMRDDETKFYGRQNIENVRKKNGTRNEDMDEDLTTEECESSMITEKDSTTVLHKMQNGNVSNSVIARSKDLILVPEPEMHSHNHENNDDELNLKNDKKPSMIVIKEDSLNSKTSLETLKTGFAPASLDYIRAGFEAIIEDEVTSRFEAEELKNWNLLTRTNRHYEFISWKLTFIWMFGFVMRYCFLLPLRIFICFIGVQYLVVVTFFIGFLPNGRIKRWANNQASLIAFRIMSCSLSSVITVHNPEYKPKNAGMCVSNHTSTIDVCILSTQTTFSLIGQRHGGFLGILQRALARASPHIWFERSEVKDREAVAKRLKKHVSDPTNPPILIFPEGTCINNTSVMQFKKGSFEVGSVIYPVAIKYDPRFGDAFWNSSRYSMLQYLYMMMSSWAIVCDVWYLPPMYRKEGESAIDFANRVKSVIARQGGLVDLQWDGQLKRMKPKKEWREKQQEEFSKRLKVE; via the exons ATGGCGCACAGCGCgtctaaaaaaaagattctcaTCCCCGCACCTCATCCAGTAGCATTCCCCCTCTCCAGTCACCACTCGGGTGACAATCGTGGACGAAAAACGGCCCGGTTTCGGAGCTCGGAGCTCGCGGCAGTGAGCAAAATGGCGTCGTTGTGGGCGGTGATGTCGTTCGCGTTCTCGTTGCTACTGACACCTTTCATCATGTTGCTGCTGGCGATTATATTCCTCGCGTCCATCGGCAAGTCTCTCGGTGTACGTAGGCTGTACATCAAGCTGCTGCTGGCTCTCTTTGAG AAATGTCATGAACATGTTACGCAACTGTCGATCTTGGATTCTATGCGCGATGATGAAACGAAATTT TACGGCCGACAAAACATAGAGAATGTAAGGAAGAAAAACGGTACTCGGAATGAAGATATGGATGAAGATCTTACTACAGAAGAATGTGAGTCATCAATGATTACGGAAAAAGATTCAACAACAGTGTTGCATAAAATGCAAAACGGGAATGTGAGCAATTCGGTGATAGCCAGGTCAAAAGACTTAATCTTAGTCCCCGAGCCAGAAATGCACAGTCACAATCACGAGAATAACGATGAcgaattaaatcttaaaaatgataaaaaaccGTCAATGATTGTTATCAAAGAg GATAGTCTTAATTCGAAAACTTCTCTTGAAACGCTAAAAACCGGATTTGCACCGGCGAGTTTGGATTACATCAGAGCGGGCTTTGAAGCCATTATAGAAGATGAAGTGACTTCACGTTTTGAAGCTGAAGAACTTAAG AACTGGAATCTATTAACTCGAACGAATAGACACTACGAATTTATCTCCTGGAAGTTAACTTTTATATGGATGTTTGGATTTGTCATGCGCTACTGTTTTTTGCTACCACTAAGGATATTTATCTGCTTCATAGGG GTACAGTATCTCGtagttgtaacattttttatcggcTTTCTACCCAATGGCCGCATAAAACGTTGGGCGAACAACCAAGCCTCCCTTATTGCGTTCAGAATAATGTCTTGTTCTCTCTCGAGTGTGATCACGGTCCACAATCCCGAGTACAAACCAAAGAACGCAGGGATGTGCGTGTCGAATCATACGTCCACCATCGACGTCTGCATTTTATCCACGCAAACGACATTTTCTTTG ataggTCAGAGGCATGGTGGTTTCTTAGGAATTTTACAAAGAGCTCTTGCCCGTGCCTCTCCACATATATGGTTTGAACGCTCTGAGGTTAAAGACAGAGAAGCAGTTGCGAAAAG GTTAAAGAAACATGTATCAGATCCCACAAACCCACCGATACTTATATTTCCGGAGGGTACGTGTATCAACAATACATCAGTTATGCAATTCAAAAAAGGCAGTTTTGAAGTGGGCAGCGTTATTTATCCTGTGgctataaaa tacgATCCAAGATTTGGAGACGCATTTTGGAACAGTAGTCGATATTCaatgttacaatatttatatatgatgaTGTCCAGCTGGGCTATAGTCTGCGATGTATGGTATCTCCCTCCAATGTACAGGAAGGAAGGAGAGAGTGCCATTGATTTTGCGAATAGAGTGAAATCTGTGATAGCGCGGCAAGGTGGTCTTGTCGATCTACAATG GGACGGCCAACTGAAGAGGATGAAACCGAAAAAGGAATGGAGGGAAAAGCAGCAAGAAGAATTCAGTAAACGATTAAAAGTcgaataa